A window of the Butyricimonas virosa genome harbors these coding sequences:
- a CDS encoding sigma-70 family RNA polymerase sigma factor translates to MRKSDRDILDVFLKNRKEGVRMLFDRYYRPLVLYAGSLIDDDTMAEDLVQEFFVRLWEDDYLKHIEEKALVSYLFSSVRNSCYTYTHKKDVLRMRVDYTAIDVAADTAAVLNQEIVDRVAAVIARMPEQTRKVVDCVLMRDMKYQDAADELQVSLNTVKTLLRNGMRILREELKRDEELILLLIMSRCLGD, encoded by the coding sequence ATGCGAAAAAGTGATCGAGATATACTGGATGTGTTCTTGAAGAACCGTAAGGAAGGAGTTCGGATGTTGTTTGATCGATATTATCGGCCTCTCGTGCTGTATGCGGGAAGTTTGATTGACGATGATACGATGGCTGAAGATCTCGTTCAGGAATTTTTCGTGCGTTTATGGGAAGATGATTATTTGAAGCATATAGAGGAAAAGGCCTTGGTTTCTTATCTTTTTTCTTCCGTTCGGAATAGTTGTTACACTTACACGCATAAGAAGGATGTGTTGCGTATGCGGGTGGATTACACTGCTATTGATGTGGCAGCGGATACGGCGGCAGTGTTGAACCAGGAAATTGTGGATCGGGTGGCGGCTGTTATTGCTCGGATGCCGGAACAAACGAGGAAAGTGGTGGATTGTGTTCTGATGCGGGATATGAAATATCAGGATGCGGCAGATGAGTTACAAGTGTCATTGAACACGGTGAAAACGTTGTTGCGTAACGGGATGCGTATCTTGCGGGAAGAATTAAAGAGAGACGAAGAGTTGATTTTGTTGCTTATCATGTCCCGGTGTTTAGGTGACTAG
- a CDS encoding Dps family protein codes for MMKGNIGLNAAMIKSSKTILNNLLADHFVLLAKTWNYHWNMKGPSFRSYHTFLEDLYNGLIEDIDSIAERVRDLDERPIGSLKGCLEHNRIKEHDDEKPLPDAKGMLAALLDDNAEVIRQIRTDLETMEKEESKDFGTSNFLEDMIEKKEKVTWMIRAHLE; via the coding sequence ATGATGAAAGGAAATATCGGTTTAAATGCTGCAATGATTAAATCCAGCAAAACCATTTTGAATAACCTGTTGGCTGACCATTTTGTTTTACTTGCTAAAACTTGGAATTACCACTGGAATATGAAAGGCCCGAGTTTTAGGTCTTATCACACTTTTTTGGAAGATCTTTATAACGGCTTGATTGAAGATATAGATAGTATTGCCGAACGTGTTCGTGATTTGGACGAACGTCCTATCGGTTCTTTGAAGGGATGTTTGGAACATAATCGTATTAAAGAACATGATGATGAAAAACCACTCCCCGATGCAAAGGGAATGCTGGCAGCTTTGCTGGACGATAATGCCGAGGTGATTCGACAAATCCGTACCGATTTGGAAACCATGGAGAAAGAAGAGTCAAAGGACTTCGGAACATCCAATTTCTTGGAAGATATGATTGAGAAGAAAGAAAAAGTAACTTGGATGATCCGGGCCCATTTGGAATAG
- a CDS encoding IS3 family transposase — translation MTEHLCNSLGYSKQAYYKSLRADRGGEERERYVLSIVQDIRRDMPNLGVNKLWNMLGSNGLPVGRDWLYRLLHLHDLMIKQKKYRVITTDSRAWHRQFPNLVKGFRVTRPNQVWVSDITYLSTSAGFVYLSLVTDAYSRRITGWEVHPTLDSSGPVKALCRALATLPSNFSDKLVHHSDRGGQYCSSLYTGILKEHGIQVSVTQDGSPYDNGIAERVNWILKREWLNDMVLRDIDQARMQVERIIGIYNTRRPHMAIGLKVPDQAHRDKKELFARVMY, via the coding sequence GTGACGGAACACCTTTGCAATTCCCTTGGCTACAGCAAGCAGGCTTATTACAAGAGCCTCCGGGCCGATCGTGGAGGCGAGGAACGCGAGCGTTACGTTCTTTCCATCGTCCAGGATATTCGCCGTGACATGCCTAACCTCGGGGTTAATAAATTGTGGAACATGCTGGGGTCTAACGGTCTGCCCGTCGGTCGGGATTGGCTTTATCGTTTGCTTCACCTTCACGATTTAATGATAAAACAGAAGAAGTACCGGGTGATCACGACGGATTCCCGGGCGTGGCATCGCCAGTTCCCGAACCTGGTGAAAGGGTTTCGAGTTACCCGGCCCAACCAGGTATGGGTCAGCGACATCACGTACCTGTCAACGAGTGCCGGTTTCGTGTACCTCTCGCTGGTAACCGACGCTTATTCCCGGCGGATCACGGGCTGGGAAGTTCACCCGACACTGGACTCGTCCGGTCCCGTGAAGGCCTTGTGCCGGGCGTTGGCGACGCTGCCTTCCAACTTTAGCGACAAGCTTGTTCATCACTCGGATCGGGGTGGGCAATACTGCTCCTCGCTGTACACCGGGATTTTGAAAGAACACGGTATTCAAGTGAGCGTGACACAAGATGGCTCTCCTTACGATAACGGTATCGCCGAGAGAGTGAACTGGATTTTGAAACGGGAATGGTTAAACGATATGGTCTTGAGAGATATCGACCAGGCGAGAATGCAAGTGGAGAGAATTATCGGGATATACAACACGAGAAGACCACACATGGCTATCGGGTTGAAAGTTCCTGACCAGGCACACCGCGATAAAAAAGAGTTATTCGCCAGGGTCATGTATTGA
- a CDS encoding FecR family protein, with translation MAISDYMEDLIYRVLAGEVDEVERKEFETWLRENDEHRVFFEKIERAWYTGKYAARWKNVEMSAAWKAVEHGREQRQRRRFRRIGLGVAASVAVLVGITWIVGQREEGSLVSVVAQSSVVKPGEAKARLVLSSGFEVELGCVNGDTINEKGGPILNGKEYIDYSKQENTLQGDVVYNELIVPPGGEYQLVLADRTVVYMNSESRLKYPVMFGGKNRMVELEGEAYFEVSKDEDHPFIVRTERLDVTVLGTGFNVMAYKQDPRTEVTLVKGKVDVRRGEINEILTPSRQFVMNNENQEYEVKTVNVATYVDWKDGVLNFDGMPLEELGDKLGRWYEVKFFFTKESLKRLKFSGAFKKYNEIGYILSLIEATTNVTFKINKDVIVVNEK, from the coding sequence ATGGCTATTTCAGATTACATGGAAGATTTGATTTATCGAGTGCTGGCAGGCGAGGTGGACGAGGTAGAACGGAAGGAGTTCGAGACGTGGTTACGGGAAAATGATGAACACCGTGTCTTTTTTGAAAAAATAGAACGGGCTTGGTACACGGGGAAATATGCGGCCCGATGGAAAAACGTGGAGATGAGTGCCGCATGGAAGGCCGTGGAACACGGGCGGGAACAGAGACAAAGGCGTCGATTCAGACGGATCGGGTTGGGAGTGGCAGCGAGCGTGGCGGTGTTGGTCGGAATAACATGGATTGTGGGACAGAGAGAAGAAGGATCCCTTGTTTCGGTTGTGGCTCAATCTTCGGTGGTAAAACCGGGTGAGGCGAAAGCTCGCTTGGTGTTATCATCAGGGTTTGAGGTTGAGTTGGGATGTGTAAATGGAGATACAATTAATGAAAAGGGGGGCCCGATTCTGAACGGGAAAGAGTATATTGATTATAGTAAACAGGAAAACACCTTGCAGGGAGATGTCGTGTATAACGAGTTGATTGTTCCGCCGGGAGGAGAGTACCAACTAGTGCTGGCTGATCGTACGGTAGTTTATATGAATTCCGAATCTCGATTGAAGTACCCGGTGATGTTTGGCGGGAAAAATCGCATGGTGGAATTGGAAGGAGAGGCCTATTTTGAAGTTTCCAAGGATGAAGATCATCCTTTTATTGTGCGTACGGAACGTTTGGATGTGACGGTGTTAGGTACAGGATTTAACGTGATGGCCTATAAGCAGGATCCCCGGACAGAGGTTACCTTGGTAAAGGGAAAGGTGGATGTAAGAAGAGGGGAAATTAACGAGATATTGACACCTAGCCGACAATTTGTGATGAACAACGAGAATCAAGAGTATGAGGTGAAGACTGTAAATGTGGCTACTTACGTGGACTGGAAGGACGGGGTACTCAATTTTGACGGAATGCCGTTGGAAGAGTTGGGAGATAAACTGGGACGTTGGTATGAAGTGAAGTTTTTCTTCACGAAAGAGAGCTTGAAACGGTTGAAGTTTTCGGGTGCTTTTAAGAAATATAACGAGATTGGTTACATACTTTCTTTAATCGAGGCAACGACCAATGTTACTTTTAAAATCAATAAAGATGTGATTGTTGTTAATGAAAAATAG
- the mutY gene encoding A/G-specific adenine glycosylase — protein MEDREISDILIRWYEENKRDLPWRRTSDPYLIWISEIILQQTRVVQGLEYFNRFTERFPNVAALAMADEDEVMKYWQGLGYYSRARNLHAAARQIMNDFDGVFPRTREEVLSLRGIGDYTVAAICSFAYRLPYATVDGNVFRVLARLFDIDLSIDGGEGKKYFTALAQSLLDERRPDLFNQAMMEFGALQCVPKSPDCECCPLNGKCLGLAARRVERLPVKSGKTVVKPRYFNYLYIHGQGMTLLSKRMENDIWRNLYEFPLIETECAVTWGELSGMAVFQELFDGIEKVEITREYVAKKHVLSHRVIYPVFYEIRVDSFSESMGKYLKVPDNRVGEYAVSRLIQSYLEVRDGLLF, from the coding sequence ATGGAAGATAGAGAGATTAGCGATATATTGATTCGTTGGTACGAGGAGAACAAGCGGGATTTACCGTGGCGAAGAACTTCTGATCCTTACTTGATCTGGATTTCGGAGATTATCCTTCAACAGACCAGGGTGGTGCAGGGGTTGGAGTATTTTAACCGATTCACGGAACGGTTTCCCAACGTGGCGGCTCTTGCCATGGCGGATGAGGACGAGGTGATGAAGTATTGGCAGGGGCTAGGGTATTATAGCCGGGCTAGGAACCTGCATGCGGCAGCCCGACAGATCATGAATGATTTTGATGGTGTTTTTCCCCGCACACGAGAAGAAGTTCTTTCGTTGAGAGGAATTGGTGATTACACAGTTGCTGCCATTTGTTCTTTTGCCTACCGGTTACCCTATGCAACCGTGGATGGGAATGTTTTCCGGGTATTGGCCCGGTTGTTTGATATAGATTTATCTATTGACGGGGGAGAAGGGAAAAAATATTTTACGGCATTGGCCCAATCCCTGTTGGATGAACGTCGTCCGGATTTGTTCAACCAGGCGATGATGGAGTTCGGGGCGTTGCAATGCGTGCCTAAGTCACCGGATTGCGAGTGTTGTCCTCTAAACGGGAAGTGTTTGGGATTGGCAGCCCGACGAGTGGAACGATTACCTGTGAAAAGTGGGAAGACCGTGGTGAAACCTCGTTATTTTAATTATTTGTATATACATGGGCAAGGTATGACCCTTTTATCCAAGCGAATGGAGAATGATATTTGGCGTAATCTCTACGAGTTCCCGTTAATCGAAACGGAGTGTGCGGTTACGTGGGGGGAATTGTCCGGTATGGCTGTTTTTCAAGAGTTATTTGATGGTATCGAAAAAGTTGAAATTACCCGGGAGTACGTGGCGAAAAAACATGTCTTGTCTCATCGAGTGATATACCCTGTATTTTATGAAATTCGGGTCGATTCTTTTTCGGAGAGTATGGGGAAATATTTGAAAGTACCCGATAATCGGGTGGGAGAATATGCTGTCTCCCGATTAATTCAGTCATATCTTGAAGTGCGGGATGGTTTGTTGTTTTAA